In one Cellulomonas sp. JZ18 genomic region, the following are encoded:
- the dxr gene encoding 1-deoxy-D-xylulose-5-phosphate reductoisomerase, which translates to MTRVSQRSVVVLGSTGSIGTQALDIVARAPERFVVAGLSAGGAHTDLLVEQARTHRVPVVAVADETAAVRVRDALPGTQVLAGPQAAAELAGSGADVVLNGITGSVGLLPTLAALRGGSTLALANKESLVVGGALVHAAAVRADQIVPVDSEHSAMAQALRSGERGEVRRLVLTASGGPFRGWTADAVRAATPAQALAHPTWAMGPVVTVNSASLVNKGLELIEAHLLFDVPVDDIAVVVHPQSVVHSMVEFVDGSTIAQASPPDMRLPIALGLAWPERVPGAALPCDWGAPTAWTFEPLDEQVFPAVRLARHAVAASATHPAVFNAANEEGVAAFLAGRIGFGDVVDTVARVLEEHVGTSAAALTLDAVLAAEEWARARAREVLARA; encoded by the coding sequence TCGCCGGCCTGTCCGCGGGGGGTGCGCACACCGACCTCCTCGTCGAGCAGGCGCGCACCCACCGCGTCCCGGTCGTCGCGGTGGCCGACGAGACCGCCGCCGTCCGCGTGCGCGACGCCCTGCCCGGCACGCAGGTGCTGGCCGGTCCGCAGGCCGCCGCGGAGCTGGCGGGGAGCGGTGCGGACGTCGTGCTCAACGGGATCACCGGGTCGGTCGGGCTGCTGCCCACGCTCGCGGCGCTGCGCGGCGGCAGCACGCTGGCGCTGGCGAACAAGGAGTCGCTCGTCGTCGGCGGCGCCCTCGTGCACGCCGCCGCCGTCCGTGCCGACCAGATCGTGCCCGTCGACTCCGAGCACTCGGCGATGGCGCAGGCGCTGCGCTCCGGCGAGCGCGGCGAGGTCCGGCGCCTCGTCCTCACCGCATCGGGAGGGCCGTTCCGGGGCTGGACCGCGGACGCGGTCCGGGCGGCGACGCCCGCGCAGGCGCTCGCGCACCCGACGTGGGCGATGGGTCCGGTCGTGACGGTCAACTCGGCGAGCCTGGTCAACAAGGGGCTCGAGCTGATCGAGGCGCACCTGCTGTTCGACGTGCCGGTCGACGACATCGCCGTCGTGGTGCACCCCCAGTCCGTCGTGCACTCGATGGTCGAGTTCGTCGACGGCTCGACGATCGCGCAGGCGTCCCCGCCCGACATGCGCCTGCCCATCGCGCTCGGGCTGGCCTGGCCCGAGCGCGTCCCGGGGGCGGCCCTGCCCTGCGACTGGGGGGCGCCGACCGCCTGGACGTTCGAGCCCCTGGACGAGCAGGTGTTCCCGGCGGTGCGGTTGGCGCGGCACGCCGTGGCGGCGTCGGCGACCCACCCGGCGGTCTTCAACGCGGCCAACGAGGAGGGCGTCGCGGCGTTCCTGGCCGGCCGGATCGGCTTCGGCGACGTCGTCGACACGGTCGCGCGCGTCCTCGAGGAGCACGTCGGCACGTCGGCCGCCGCCCTGACCCTCGACGCCGTGCTCGCCGCGGAGGAGTGGGCGCGCGCCCGCGCTCGCGAGGTGCTGGCGCGGGCCTGA
- a CDS encoding FAD-binding oxidoreductase, producing MHPLDGPRPAAGAPREVLWWDRLVADDPAAARARPPLDGDTTADVVVVGAGTTGVWTAYYLLEADPSLDVLVLDAGLVGAAGGGRATGAAPAGPVLADALRTASDGTGTGAAGRTRRALRAALQDAVVEVGGVLAAEQVDAGFRYGGLVTLARTGPAVDRIASRAAAAPATGDDVRLLDALRAQDHVRAADVLAATWTPDAAHVDPVRLLRGLAQVLQERGARVVERTPALRVAPGAVATAHGVVRSRRVVVTTGATRLAGAPGPAGLRRARTLATEPLPADVWEALGLAAGTTVVEDRHRPLELVRTVDDRLVAAGTPADLGRVADLLPPVRDHAVTHVWDTAQGVTGDGAPALGVDPADGIAWAVGAGADGPAVGNLAGRTLADLVTGADSALTELPWVRRPPAAARGRGAAALAAAVDAWSDRAEERRGRTPALARLLASRRPA from the coding sequence GTGCACCCCCTCGACGGCCCCAGGCCCGCGGCGGGCGCTCCGCGCGAGGTCCTGTGGTGGGACCGCCTCGTCGCCGACGACCCCGCGGCCGCCCGCGCGCGCCCCCCGCTCGACGGCGACACCACGGCTGACGTGGTGGTGGTCGGCGCCGGCACGACCGGCGTGTGGACGGCCTACTACCTGCTCGAGGCCGACCCCTCGCTCGACGTGCTCGTCCTCGACGCGGGGCTCGTGGGCGCGGCCGGGGGCGGACGTGCGACCGGGGCCGCGCCGGCCGGTCCGGTCCTCGCCGACGCGCTGCGCACCGCGTCGGACGGCACCGGCACGGGTGCCGCGGGACGGACGCGGCGGGCGCTGCGCGCGGCCCTGCAGGACGCCGTCGTCGAGGTGGGCGGTGTGCTGGCCGCGGAGCAGGTCGACGCCGGCTTCCGCTACGGCGGGCTGGTGACCCTCGCGCGCACCGGTCCCGCCGTCGACCGGATCGCCTCCCGCGCCGCCGCCGCCCCCGCGACGGGGGACGACGTGCGCCTCCTCGACGCCCTGCGCGCGCAGGACCACGTCCGCGCGGCCGACGTCCTGGCCGCCACGTGGACGCCCGACGCGGCGCACGTGGACCCCGTCCGGCTCCTGCGCGGACTCGCGCAGGTGCTTCAGGAGCGCGGGGCACGCGTGGTCGAGCGCACGCCGGCGCTCCGCGTCGCTCCCGGCGCCGTGGCGACGGCGCACGGCGTCGTCCGCAGCCGCCGTGTCGTCGTCACGACGGGCGCCACCCGGCTGGCGGGCGCACCCGGTCCTGCCGGCCTGCGGCGTGCGCGCACCCTCGCGACCGAGCCCCTGCCCGCCGACGTGTGGGAGGCCCTCGGCCTGGCGGCCGGCACGACCGTCGTCGAGGACCGGCACCGTCCGCTCGAGCTCGTCCGCACGGTCGACGACCGGCTCGTCGCCGCGGGGACACCCGCGGACCTGGGACGGGTCGCCGACCTGCTGCCTCCCGTGCGCGACCACGCGGTCACGCACGTGTGGGACACGGCGCAGGGGGTGACGGGCGACGGCGCGCCGGCCCTCGGCGTCGACCCGGCCGACGGCATCGCGTGGGCGGTCGGGGCGGGAGCCGACGGGCCCGCGGTCGGGAACCTCGCGGGGCGCACCCTGGCCGATCTCGTCACGGGCGCCGACTCCGCGCTCACCGAGCTGCCCTGGGTGCGCCGTCCACCTGCCGCGGCGCGGGGTCGCGGCGCCGCCGCCCTGGCTGCGGCGGTCGACGCCTGGTCCGACCGCGCCGAGGAACGTCGCGGGCGCACGCCGGCGCTGGCCCGGCTGCTCGCGTCCCGCCGCCCCGCCTGA